In the Ipomoea triloba cultivar NCNSP0323 chromosome 6, ASM357664v1 genome, one interval contains:
- the LOC116023767 gene encoding probable plastidic glucose transporter 2, translating into MRGREGDIYSMYKRAFSKDHPQPHEREEHPHSYEREEHPYPHDKEEAGLLQNGFYKEELGNPSWKRPLPHILVATLSSFLFGYHLGVVNETLETISLDLGFGGSTMAEGLVVSTCLAGAFVGSIFSGWIADGVGRRRAFQLSALPMIIGASMSATTSTIGSMLLGRFFVGTGMGLGPPVAALYVAEVSPAFVRGTYGSFTQIATCLGIMGSLFIGIPSKNVVGWWRICFWASTVPAALLAILMEFCVESPHWLVKRGRTGAAEEELEKLVGGSHVKSAMAEFSKTEKVDEGDNVKMSDLLHGLHFRVVFIGSALFALQQLSGINAVFYFSSTVFKSAGVPSDIANICIGIVNLTGSIIAMTLMDRLGRKVLLLWSFFGMACSMFSQVLAAVSFIPDSAKVYLSVGGILMCVLTFSFGAGPVPSLLLSEIFPGRIRAKAMAICMAVHWVINFFVGLLFLRMLEQLGPQVVYTTFASFCLIAVVFVRKNVVETKGKTLQEIEFALVLSH; encoded by the exons ATGCGAGGGCGTGAGGGAGATATATACTCGATGTACAAACGTGCATTTAGTAAGGATCATCCACAACCTCACGAGAGGGAGGAGCATCCTCATTCTTACGAGAGGGAGGAACATCCCTATCCTCACGATAAGGAAGAAGCAG gCCTCTTACAAAATGGGTTTTATAAAGAAGAACTTGGGAATCCCTCCTGGAAGCGCCCCTTGCCACACATTCTGGTGGCTACTctttcttcattcttatttggCTACCACCTTGG GGTGGTTAATGAGACTCTAGAAACTATTTCTTTGGATCTTGGCTTTGGTGGTAGTACTATGGCTGAAG GTCTGGTGGTGAGTACATGTTTAGCAGGTGCATTTGTTGGCTCCATATTTAGTGGTTGGATAGCAGATGGGGTTGGTCGGCGCAGAGCATTTCAACTGTCTGCTCTACCAATGATCATTGGTGCTTCTATGAG TGCCACAACAAGTACTATTGGAAGTATGCTTCTAGGAAGATTTTTTGTTGGTACAGGAATGGGTCTCGGTCCTCCTGTTGCTGCTCTCTATGTGGCAGAG GTTTCACCTGCTTTTGTAAGAGGCACTTATGGGAGCTTCACTCAGATTGCAACATGCCTTGGTATCATGGGCTCTCTTTTCATTGGTATTCCATCCAAGAATGTTGTTGGCTG GTGGCGAATTTGCTTTTGGGCATCTACTGTACCTGCTGCACTACTTGCTATTTTGATGGAGTTTTGTGTTGAAAGCCCCCATTGGCTTGTTAAG AGAGGAAGAACTGGAGCAGCTGAAGAAGAACTTGAGAAACTTGTTGGAGGATCACATGTTAAATCTGCTATGGCAGAATTTTCCAAGACCGAAAAAGTGGATGAGGGTGATAATGTTAAAATGTCAGATTTACTTCATGGTCTTCACTTTAGAG TGGTATTCATCGGGTCTGCCTTATTTGCTTTGCAACAACTATCTGGTATAAATGCTGTCTTCTATTTCTCTTCAACGGTGTTTAAAAGTGCTGGAGTACCTTCAGATATCGCAAACATCTGCATAGGGATTGTAAATTTGACAG GGTCCATTATTGCAATGACTTTAATGGATAGACTAGGAAGGAAGGTGCTTCTTCTTTGGAGTTTCTTTGGCATG GCATGCTCAATGTTTTCTCAAGTATTGGCAGCAGTCTCATTTATTCCAGACTCGGCAAAAGTGTATCTATCTGTTGGTGGCATCCTAAT GTGTGTCCTGACATTTTCTTTTGGCGCTGGGCCAGTGCCTAGTCTTCTCCTGTCAGAGATATTCCCTGGGCGGATTAGGGCAAAGGCAATGGCTATCTGCATGGCTGTGCATTGG gtcataaatttttttgttggtcTTTTGTTTCTCCGTATGCTAGAACAACTTGGGCCGCAAGTTGTGTATACAACATTTGCCTCGTTTTGCTTGATAGCAGTGGTCTTTGTGCGGAAGAATGTGGTGGAAACGAAGGGAAAAACACTTCAAGAAATCGAGTTTGCCCTCGTCCTGTCTCATTAG
- the LOC116022887 gene encoding protein NRT1/ PTR FAMILY 1.2 has protein sequence MKKLEMELMEPQLQPQVEEKEEEEAGTAAFPRKARSKGGLVTMPFVIANEALEKVSSYGLAPNMILYLMKNYGMGVTKGQNLLFFWSAATNFLPLLGAFLADSYLGRFLTIAIGSVFSFLGMVVLWLTAMIRQLRPPACTQLGQPCKTASPAQYFVLISSFVLMSIGAGGIRPCSLAFGADQLDKKDNPQNQRVLESFFGWYYASAAISVVIALTGIVYIQDHLGWKVGFGVPAILMLVSVVLFIVASPLYVKRKSGRNLFGSFARVLVAAYKNRKLSYPSKVSDYHCDKGSEYIVPSDKLRFLNKACIIKNPEDVKPDGVPTNPWGLCTVEQVEELKALIRVIPLWSTGIMISINISQSSFPLLQASSMNRHVTKSFQIPAGSFGMFTIISLTIWVVLYDRVILPLASKIRGKQVRLSTKSRMGIGIFLSSLGMLTSGIVEHVRRGKAIQQGFLNNPQAVVEMSAMWLVPQHCLNGFAEAFNAIGQTEFYYSELPKSMSSIASSLFGLGMAVANLLASVILSTVDRSTGGGEGKESWVSSNINKGHYEYYYWLLAILTTINLLYFFACSWLYGPCVQNFSSNEKIEGDNNAPKERLSGPGTPLRVMG, from the exons atgaagaaGCTGGAGATGGAGCTGATGGAGCCGCAACTCCAACCACAagtggaagaaaaagaagaagaagaagcaggaACAGCTGCATTTCCAAGAAAAGCCAGATCAAAGGGGGGTCTTGTCACCATGCCATTCGTCATAG CGAATGAGGCATTGGAGAAGGTGTCAAGCTATGGGCTTGCGCCCAACATGATTCTGTATTTGATGAAAAACTATGGAATGGGTGTGACCAAAGGCCAAAATTTGCTCTTCTTCTGGTCCGCCGCCACCAATTTCTTGCCTTTGCTTGGGGCTTTTCTTGCCGATTCATATCTGGGTCGTTTCCTCACCATTGCTATCGGCTCTGTGTTTAGCTTCctg GGAATGGTTGTTTTGTGGTTAACTGCAATGATTAGGCAGTTAAGGCCTCCAGCATGCACTCAATTAGGCCAGCCCTGCAAAACTGCTTCACCAGCACAATACTTTGTGCTGATATCCTCATTTGTGCTCATGTCGATTGGCGCGGGTGGGATAAGACCATGTTCTCTAGCATTTGGGGCAGACCAGTTGGACAAGAAAGATAATCCTCAGAATCAGAGGGTACTAGAGAGTTTCTTTGGTTGGTACTATGCTTCGGCTGCTATTTCGGTTGTAATTGCCCTGACTGGCATTGTCTACATTCAAGATCACTTGGGTTGGAAAGTCGGGTTTGGAGTTCCAGCAATCCTCATGTTGGTCTCGGTCGTTCTCTTCATTGTTGCCTCCCCGTTGTATGTGAAGCGAAAAAGCGGTAGGAATTTGTTCGGTAGCTTTGCTCGTGTGCTGGTGGCTGCTTACAAGAATAGGAAGCTCTCTTACCCATCTAAGGTTTCTGATTATCATTGTGACAAAGGTTCAGAATATATAGTGCCTAGTGACAAATTAAG GTTCTTAAACAAAGCGTGCATCATCAAGAACCCTGAAGACGTGAAGCCAGATGGCGTTCCAACGAATCCCTGGGGTCTATGCACAGTCGAGCAGGTTGAGGAGCTAAAAGCTCTGATTAGAGTGATCCCGTTGTGGTCTACTGGGATCATGATATCCATAAACATAAGCCAGAGTTCGTTCCCTTTACTTCAAGCGAGTTCGATGAACAGACATGTCACTAAAAGCTTTCAAATCCCAGCAGGATCTTTTGGCATGTTTACAATCATATCCCTAACAATATGGGTAGTCCTCTATGATCGCGTGATCCTTCCATTGGCCTCAAAGATCAGAGGAAAACAGGTTCGTCTCAGCACCAAATCAAGAATGGGAATTGGGATTTTCCTGTCTTCCTTGGGAATGCTAACCTCGGGGATCGTGGAGCATGTTCGACGAGGAAAAGCAATCCAGCAAGGGTTCTTGAACAACCCTCAAGCCGTGGTGGAGATGTCAGCAATGTGGCTCGTGCCACAACACTGCCTGAACGGATTTGCTGAGGCTTTTAACGCGATAGGGCAAACTGAATTCTACTACTCCGAGCTCCCAAAAAGCATGTCCAGCATTGCCTCGTCTCTGTTCGGGCTGGGGATGGCGGTGGCAAACCTGTTGGCGAGTGTGATTCTGAGCACGGTGGATCGTTCCACGGGAGGAGGAGAAGGGAAAGAGAGCTGGGTTTCGAGCAACATAAACAAGGGTCACTATGAGTATTACTACTGGCTTCTGGCTATCTTAACGACGATTAATCTGCTCTATTTTTTTGCTTGTAGTTGGCTTTATGGACCTTGTGTTCAAAACTTCAGTAGCAATGAAAAGATTGAGGGTGATAATAATGCACCCAAGGAAAGGCTTTCAGGACCAGGAACACCATTGAGAGTAATGGGCTAG